A single genomic interval of Daucus carota subsp. sativus chromosome 1, DH1 v3.0, whole genome shotgun sequence harbors:
- the LOC108212892 gene encoding protein S40-5: MAKGRGLTISRSERLLGSYNYRQTQGPVNGELEFAEDDVWSAVDTVSVDSEEHTYHSSNAEWTPRAYVETNVRVSRRSHRGGGNEEGHVGGLSLAFDDPGRVSSPRIVHQIRGQDYVASPRGRQMATSAPINVPDWSKIYRVESVESMHDSDDWEERDFDMVPPHEYLARSRNSAANSVYEGVGRTLKGRDMSRVRDAVWSQTGFDG, encoded by the coding sequence ATGGCCAAAGGTCGAGGACTGACCATAAGTCGAAGCGAGCGTTTGTTAGGGAGCTACAATTATCGTCAAACTCAGGGTCCGGTCAACGGCGAATTGGAGTTTGCGGAAGATGACGTGTGGTCCGCTGTCGACACGGTTAGTGTCGACAGCGAGGAGCACACGTATCATAGTTCCAACGCTGAGTGGACTCCACGTGCGTACGTGGAGACAAATGTGCGCGTGAGTAGGAGGAGTCACCGGGGAGGTGGAAATGAGGAAGGCCACGTGGGCGGGTTGTCATTGGCCTTTGATGATCCGGGCCGGGTTTCCTCTCCGCGGATCGTGCACCAAATCCGTGGTCAGGATTACGTGGCGTCGCCACGTGGACGCCAGATGGCCACGTCAGCGCCCATCAACGTGCCGGATTGGTCAAAGATTTACCGAGTTGAGTCGGTTGAGTCCATGCATGACTCGGACGATTGGGAGGAGCGTGACTTTGATATGGTTCCTCCACACGAGTACTTGGCTCGGAGTCGCAACTCGGCTGCCAACTCGGTTTACGAAGGCGTGGGGCGAACACTTAAAGGTAGGGATATGAGCCGGGTTCGAGACGCGGTTTGGAGTCAAACGGGATTTGATGGTTAA